One window of Leopardus geoffroyi isolate Oge1 chromosome B3, O.geoffroyi_Oge1_pat1.0, whole genome shotgun sequence genomic DNA carries:
- the KATNBL1 gene encoding KATNB1-like protein 1 yields MATEAHNVKKRTFCNNIEDHSTDLPRKRISNFTNKNMKEVKKSPKQLAAYINRTVGQAVKSPDKLRKVIYRRKKAHHPFPNPCYRKKQSPRSGGCDMANKENELACAGHLPEKLRHDSRTYLLNSSDSGSSQTESPSSKYSGFFSEVSQDHETMAQVLFSRNLRLNVALTFWRKRSISELVAYLVRIEDLGVVVDCLPVLTNSLQEEKQYISLGCCVDLLPLVKSLLKSKFEEYIIVGLNWLQAVIKRWWSELSSKTEIINDGNIQILKQQLSGLWEQENHLTLVPGYTGNIAKDVDAYLLQLH; encoded by the exons ATGGCAACTGAGGCCCACAATGTTAAAAAACGAACCTTTTGTAATAATATTGAGGATCATTCCACTGATCTTCCTAGAAAAAGGATCTCTAATTTTACTAATAAGAACATGAAGGAG gttaagAAATCTCCAAAACAGTTGGCTGCTTACATAAATAG AACAGTTGGACAAGCTGTGAAAAGCCCAGATAAACTACGTAAAGTGATCTATCGCAGAAAGAAAGCGCATCATCCTTTTCCAAATCCTTGTTATAGAAAAAAACAGTCCCCTAGAAGTGGGGGCTGTGACATGGCAAATAAAGAAAACGAACTGGCTTGTGCAGGTCACCTGCCTGAAAAATTACGCCATGATAGTCGAACATATTTGCTTAACTCCAGTGATTCTGGTTCTTCACAGACAGAAAGCCCATCATCAAAATATAGTGGGTTTTTCTCTGAG GTTTCTCAGGACCATGAAACAATGGCACAGGTTTTGTTCAGCAGGAATTTGAGATTGAATGTAGCTTTAACGTTCTGGAGAAAGAGAAGTATAAGTGAACTTGTAGCCTATTTGGTGAG GATAGAAGATCTTGGAGTTGTCGTGGATTGCCTTCCTGTGCTCACCAAtag tttacagGAGGAAAAACAGTACATCTCACTTGGCTGCTGTGTAGATTTGTTGCCTCTAGTCAAGTCCTTACTTAAAAGCAAATTCGAAGA ATATATAATAGTTGGTTTAAACTGGCTTCAAGCAGTCATAAAAAGGTGGTGGTCAGAACTATCATccaaaacagaaattataaatgACGG aaatattcagattttaaagCAGCAATTAAGTGGATTATGGGAACAGGAAAATCATCTTACTTTGGTTCCAGGATATACTGGTAACATAGCCAAG gatGTAGATGCTTATTTATTGCAGTTGCATTGA